CCCTGTGCCCGCAGCCAGGCCGGTGGCAGCCGCGGGGCTCGGCCCTGCCCGGACAGCGGCGGCAGCCCCTGAACCCGCCCGCAGAATTAATTGAAACTCAGTTGAGGACTCTCAGGCTGCCCGAGATCTCCCCGTGCCAACCCAGCGCCGGTGGCCGGGAGAAGCCGCGGAGCCTCTCCCTGGGAGCCAGCCCGGGTGAAATGGGGTCTTCTCCATCTCTGAAGCTGCAGGTGGGAAGCAGGACAGGGGAGTCAGGGGATCTGGGGGGTCCCAGAGGCAAACGGCACCTTGGCCCCTGACGGGGGACAGTTCCCGGAgcgggctctgctccagcccttcgGAGCAGCTGCAGTTGGAAGAGCGGGATTTGCCCAAAGCAGAGCTCCgagggctgggaagggtttAGCCGAGGCCGGATCAGCTCCGTGCTCCGGGAGGAGCACATCGGCCTCAGgcgcagctgctcctcctcggGAGGTCTCgtccccagctggcagcagcatctGAACCCAGCTGGGGCCCACACCAGACCCCTCAGGGCACTGAGAATTCTTCCTTCTGTCCAATTACttaatttcctgtttctttcagcGCTTCTGCACCATCCCTCATCTGCCACCTCCTGCCAGGGCCACCggcagggaagggcaggtgGCACCCTGGACCCCGACCCTGCTGGCATGCAgggggtgattttttttgctttaatcgAACCAGGGCTTCGGTGAGGAAAGGAGAGGCTGGTGCTCtacacagcagctccccagcaccaCACACCACCAcggtttttttttccacaaatcaTTGGTTTAttagaaaggtttttttccctcattttacagcatatatatatatttatatatatatcttatGTGACAAAGTTAAATACAGTCTGTTGATGCTCGTTAAGTAATGACAGGTTAATTATTTTAGCGCTATCCTTATGTCCAAAAACCATTCCCTGCCCACAGTGTGACGAGGCTGGGGCACGGACGGGCCCTACGAAGCTCAGCTCTGACAGTAACACTGAATTGTTCGGTATTTACAGGAAATTTGAGTCCCTTTTTTGTGACTGCTGTCACTCTGACCTGCTCCAATTTCTCGTTTACACGGTGAGAGAGCTCAGGGGGTTTTGATCCTTTGACTTCGCCTGGTCTTGTGCTGCACTccgggaggggacagggaagaggatgaggatggggaaggggacagggaaagggatggggaTGTCACCGCACCCCCACACTGCTCTGGAATCCCTCTCCCCAGCGGTGGTGGCCCAAGGGCTGTGACACCTGCAATGCCTGTGAGGGGGGACAGCAGCCGCCCATCCCCTGCACTGGGGCGGGGAAGCTCCCACGGGCAGTGTCACCCGAGCCAGGTGATGCAGGGAGAACTGGGAAATCCCTGATGGACCAAGGTGGGGTAACCTCATGCGTGGGATGGGAGCAGTCCCAAGGCacctcctgcacagcagggtCTGCGTGTTACTGCTTCCAACAGGGAGGGGcgagagggaaggaaaggaaaggaaagaggaaaacaaaagggcTCTCTATGCTCTGGGAGCACcctgaattcctgctgctccccaggctgccccagtgcccaTTCCTATGGCAGGGAGGAACGCAGCGTTACCTGCCAGAGCCACTGCCACCCCCACAGCCCTCACCTTGCCCAAGTGTCACCTGttgattttttcttctgcaaaattctaaatgaagattttgtttgtttgtttgtttttacattttatagtacataaaaacttcaaaaatacaTGAGCTTGGTAAAATATACATGCTTAGCTGTTCTGCATCTAGCTGAAACTATAAATTGAACCTTTACAAGTGTCTTGGGTCACCTACAGCAAACATATTTACACAGAAGCCACCAGAACAAGTACCACTAAGAACTGGctgtaaaaaatattattgcGATATACTACAAATGTAACCTTTGATAGGAGCTACAAAAAGCAGCATCTTTGTTTACAGAGTTCAGTGCAAttctttacattaaaaaaaaaaaaaaaaaaaaaaaaaaagattcctaTAAATTAATAAGGAAACCATCAGTGTTACAGAGGAAAGAACACGCTTTACAtcccggccgcgctcccccATCCTCTGTATTGCTTCAATTCCTAGCaggattttccttctctctcccatCCAAGTGCCTCCTTCCCAACACCACAGAAGATGGAActcagagtgattttttttcccccctttcagAACAGTGGTCAAAGCCCAGGCTGGAATCCTGACCCGAGAACCTCTCTCCAGTCTGGGATATCCAGGCAtggtcccagcacaggggaacACAGGTGCAGGATGGAGAAGGACGGGAGCtctgggcacacacacagagctcctcctcctctttacAGTAAGCTCTTACTTCCACTTTTGCTGCTCACACCAAGAAAAACCCACGTGTGCAGTGACAGAGGCCAAGGAACCTCTTGCAATGCCTGAAAACTGAGGCCTCCAGTGCCTCTGCAGCCAACAGCTCCCGACGTTCCATCGCCAATTACAAGCTGGATTCAATCATGCTATTTTACTTAGATGACCTcattaaaaggatttttagagATCCTATTAGTGCGTATGAAACCTCATTTATCATATACAAGGTGGCAGAAGGAAGATGACCAAGTGTGAGaatccagggggaaaaaaaaagcctttccaAGTGTCTCGCTGTTCGAAAGGTGAAATGGTTCTTCCGGAGCGGTGCTGCTGCGTGCACGGAGGAGTCAGAGTGAGACATCCCTGGGACACAGCCAACGGCCCAGCCCTCGAGCCTCCGGCTTCTTTGGCTGCTCAAGGGTGAAAGGAAATGCTCAGGCCTCACCTGCCCGCTGGCTCGACTCCAACCCCTTCCCGAAACGCCAAATATACTCCTTCCTCCGAGGTTCCTTCATTTTGTCCTTCATGTGCCGTGGCTGGGTGGATGCTGCAAGTCCTGTCCTGAGAAAATGGGGTGCAGCAGGGGATGGAGGTGCAGGGCTGtggcggcagcggcggccgcgggccTCGGAGCCAGGAGGGTCGGGTAGAGAGCGTGAGGGACAGGGTGGAAGGTGAAGGGGCCCGGGTGGATGGCGGACGCCGGAATGATGTGGATGGGGTGGCTGGCCAGGAACGTGGCGGGGTGCCCCGGAATAATCGAGTGGGTCAGGTGGGACAAGGAAATGGGGGTCAGGTGTGGCTGGGGGATGTGGTGGACCTGAGCGAGGGGCTGCGGGTGCGGGTGGGGGTGGATGccgatggcggcggcggcggcggcagcgtGGTGCTGCAGGATGGCGTGCTGCACCGTCGTGATGGACGTGGCCGACGCCGCCGCCGGCTGCTGGATGTGGATGGGCTGCAGCGCGGGCGCGGCCGGCGCCAGCGCGGCCGAGGCGGGGAAGGCCTTGACTTGCttggccagcagctgctgctggatgtgctgctgggcGGCCTGCTGCAGCTTGCTGTACTTCTCCATCTCCTCGGGGGTGAAGGTGATGGGCTGGCTCTCCAGCGGGGCTAGAGAGGAATCTTCTCCCCCCTCCCGATCCCCTTCTATGCTCGGCTCCCCGCTCTGAGGCACATAGCCAGGAAAGTGCTCAACGTCTGGAACTAAGGGCATCATAGCGGTTTCCACTGGGACCGGCTGGTTGCCCCCATCCATAGGCTCCAGCCCGTCGCCGTCGCTCGGATCCGAGAGGAAGTTGTGTGGCATGACCAGATCTCTGGAGCCAAAGCACTCGGGGAGCGCCGGCGCATCCAGGGGAAGGGATGGCATCTCCACGGAGGCTTCGTCACGTTTCTGCTCATCCAGAGGTTTGTCCTGAATTACCATCACCACATCTTCCAGGAGAGACTGGCTGGCCAGCTGACCCTCCTCCATGCCTTGGGAACCATCCTCAGCATctgacagctcctgctcctcgcCCCTCTCCAAGCCAGACTCCTCGTATCTTTTGGAGTTCGGTTTCCGAATGGTTGGCAACTTCCCAATTAAGGGCAGAACCGGTTTGTTGCCTAAGGAGGGAGGCAGTTTGGGGCCAAAGTAGCCCTGGGGAGGATCTTTGAGCTTTATGCCCACCTTGTTTGCCCCTGACAGCACCTCGTCAGTGACGCAGGGCTTCTTCTCAACCTTCCTGGACTGCACCTTTTCCAGGAGCAGCTTTGCAGTGACGGAGTTCCTCTCCTCAGGACTGCAGTCCCCTTCCGAGGCCCGCCCCGTGCCAGAGCCGCTGCTGTTCTGGGACAGGGAGCCAGATCCTTTCGGATCCTCTCCTTTGCCATCCTCCTTCTTTGGCAGCGACCCCTCACCTCGGCCTGTCCGGAAATAGTGAGGAGACTGGGAGCGATAGATCTTGGACCTGATGAAGTCCCTTCTGCCAGACCTTCGCTCCTCGGGGCTCTCGTGGCCCCGTGAGCCCTTCCGCGACAGAGACCTCTGCGAGTGGCTGCGGGTGCTGCGGCTGCGGTCCCGGCTATAGCTGCGGCTGCGCTTCCAGCTGCGGCCCGTCACGCTGCGGCTCCTCCTCTTGCTCCGACTgcggctgcagctgctgctgcggcTCCTGCCCCGGCTCCTGGATCTTGACCTGCCTCGAGGGTGGGTTCGGCTCCTGCTCCGACTCCTGGATCTGCTCCTGCTCGAGCTGTAGTCATCTTCCGACGAGGAGTATTTGCGCCGCTTCGAGCGGTGGTTTGAGCTGTTGTAGTCGGAGTCGTCCTCCGAGTCCTGGGAGCGCTTGGAGTGGCAGCGGGAGCGGTCGCTGTAGTCGCTGTAGCTGTCGTCCGAGTAGCTCCTGTGGTGGCTGTAGCGGCTGTGCTCCGAGGACGCGTCCGAGCTGGTGGAGTAGGACCTGTGCGAGGAGTGCCTGCGGCCCGAGCGGGAGCGGCTGCGGGAGTGCTCGCTGCCCGAGTCGTAGTCATCGCTGTACTGCGACGGGGACTTCTGGTGGCCGCGCTTGCCGGGGGAGCCCTCGTCGCTGTCGTAGTCGGCGCTGCTCTGCCGGCTCCGGCGGCTGCTCTGGGCCTGGGACAGAGCCGGGCAGCGCCTCCTGGCACCGGgcacctgctgcagctcagccttgtGTCTTTTACTGCCGTGCTCTTGGCAGGAGTTACCCCCGTCTTCTTTTTTACCGCTGCTTCCCTCCTCAGCAGACAGGGATTTCCTCTGGGACTCCTGGGAGCATCgctttttcttctggaaatgaCTGCAGTCTTCTGACAGTTCAGGTTTCAGTGCCCGATCTGACTCTGTCGAAAGGGAGGATTTACCTTTTTTGTGCCTGTGCCTTTTCCGTTTCTTGGGtttctcttcccccagctcAGCTTTCCGGGCCTTCTCCTCAGCTTCCTCCTTGTGTTTGCGCTTGTGTCTGCTGGActttttgtgcttctttttctttttgtgtttatgGGACCTCCCAGATTTACTCTTACCTGTTATACTCTTACTGCTGTCCTCCCCATCTCCCTTACCGACGCTTCCCAGACCGGACTCCTGCTTGCTCTgggatttgttttccattttttgagCAGAACTGTTCCCTACACTTTCAGCCTCCTTGGCTTTGCTCATCTCACCAGGTTCTGTGCTCTGAGCACTGTCTTTACAAAGCCCTCCTGGATCCTTGGACTtctcagcccctttcccttttgcATCCTTGTTACGGGAGAGCTTGAAGTCGAAGTACAGGGGGTTGCAGCTGTAGGACACAGAGGGCTCAGCTTTGGTGAAGATGAGCAGCTCTGAAGGCCACTGCAACGTCGTGCTCTCATCCTTACtcagaacagggaaaaaaggtcCCGTGGGGTGCTTTGGTCCCTCAGAGCCATCTCTGCAGCccgaggcaggaggaggagcagtgTCTGGCTCAGGGGGATTGCTCTCTGGATCGTGCTTGCTCTCCTGTGTATTTTCATTCTCTGGGATGTCTTTTCGTTCTGTTTTGCCCTGCTGAGCCGCACTTTCAGTAGTACTCTGCACCTTCTGCTGTCCCGTGCTCTCAGCAGCCTTTTCTGTGTGCTtgctgggttttggtttgggggaaCTCCCCTTTTTCACTTCGTGCGCGTtttttttgttcacattttCTGCTTCCGTTTGCTCAGTAGCTTTCATGAAAAGCAGGAACTGAAAGTTGGGCTTTACTTTACAGTGGGCCGGGGGGATGTAGTGGTAATATTCTGGTTCCACAGCTGTTGGTCCATCTTCTCGCCTCATCTTCTTCAGTTTGGATAAGGTGCTGGCCAGAGCCCCGCTGTCCTTGTCATGCTGGTCATCATCCTCCATCTTGCCATCAGAATTATTGGCGCCTTCACCCTCCCCAGACTTCTGCAGGCTGCCAGCCTCCGAGGACCCCCTCTCATCACCTTTTGCCCCATCTGCAGAATTGGACTCGTCCACGTGGTCCTTGAAAACAGAAGCGATGGTCTCCAGCTTCACTGGGGTCTTCTTGGCGAAGGAAAAGGACACTCCGATCTTCTGCAGCGGAGTTCCCAGAGAGCTCTTAATGCCAAAGCTGATGGCCTGTGCCCCCTGGGCAGGTGTCTGACCTGGCATCACAGTGCCTTGTCCAGTGTTGAGGAAGCCTCTGTCAGTGGTCATCTCTGTGGCCTGGCCAGAGCTGGTCTGGACGAAGGAGCCACTGTTGGCTGCAGAATCATCGTCATCTCCACCTTCCTCGTCCACAGCCACCGTGGTGGTCCTGAACATGGGCCCACTTCCAGGAGCACTGCAacaggggagagagaaaacacagctgaCTGCTGTCCCTGGGCCTCTGCAGCAGGATCCATCCCTCAGCAGAGGCAATCTTGCACAGTTCAAGTGCTCTTGAACCCAGACGCatgcatttaaatattattatacAGCCACTCAAAGCTTTTAACAACATTAAATTACTGAAGAAAATACCTATTGCTGGATAAAGCAAATTTGGGATACTCTGCATGATCAGTTTAGTGAACTCACTGCTACCAAAACCACAGCATGAGCCCCAAACACTGTGAAGCTTTGCCCTCAAAGCCTGTGCAGTATCCCAGGGCGGGaatgccagcccagcccagggctgcagccccccggGCTCCAGGGGACCACCCAGACTCACCACTCCGgctgcctcctctgctcagcCAGCTCGTGCAGGCGCCGCAGGGCTTTCTCCTGCTTCCTCTCATCTTTCCGGGATCTCGACGAGACATTGCGAGCAAATTCCCTTTGCTTGAGATCCTTCAACCTCTGAGGCAAAAGAAAGCGGGGACGAATCAGATCAAAGGTGTTTGTGGTTTATCCAAGAGCAGCTCTTTGCTGTAGCACTGGAAATTGCAGTGTCAAGCCCCTCCCCAGGGACATTTATTGAGCCAGGATGGAGCAACAGCATCTTAGCTCAACAAATCCCACGGAGCACGCTGCCATCCTcccagcagctgaaggaaaagacaACTGGTGGTCACTTTTGGCTATGACTTCAAGTTCTGCGCATACCCCCTTCCAATCAACACTACTGTTTTCTTTAGCATGGACAACAAAGCTGATTTCGAAGCAACAAGCAAAttctggaaggaaaaggggaaaagaagaaggatTGTTTACTTTGCTGCTCTTGCAGGGTGCAGATGTACTTGACAAACAGTGCGTGACACGAGTCAAGAGCACGGGCCAAAGGACAGGAGGGATTAGCTGGTGCCAGAGTTACCCAGGAATGACATCTGACAAAAGCAATGTACCGTTACATTGGAGAAGGAGCCAAAAATCCCATGCAAATGATTTTGTAAGCAAATACAGAATACAACATACACCACAACCAGTTACTTGTTTTCCTGACAGTAGTTCTGAGAGGGTCAAGAAACAAACTGCTCTAAAGGCAGGAGGGTCTCTGGGGGTTGAATACTTTGGGGGGCAGAAGCACCAAGTTCCCCAGAAATATTAGCATGAGGAAGCAAACTCAGTCCCAAGGAATTTCAAACATCCTAATATCACTGAGGAAATCTAGGTAGTCATTTCTAATAGGAAATAAACATCCAAGACTTCAGAACATTTTGGAAAGTCCTTGTCTCAGAGCACTAGaagaggctgctgcttttccttggaaTATATGTGGATATTCACAACATTTTTTTAGAGTGCTCTACAGAAGTTTAAGTAACAGAAAGCAACAAAGACAAACCTCTACCATCCTAAAGGGACTCATTGTTCTTTTTTAGTGCACAATTCAAAACCTTTTCAAAGGGCCCAGTTCCAGAACGCATCCTGTACTCAGCTTTTGGAAGaagtttcatgtttttcaggCATTTCATGCAGGGCCTGGGAGACTAACGGGACTCAGAGCAGGAGTCACTTTGGAACAATTCTTGTACAGGATGTACAAATCACTGGTGAATTCTAAATACTTCTGGCTGGCTGACTCTGCCTCTTTCCTGGAGCAGAGTCAGACTGCCACACACAGAAACAGTGGATCTGGAAACCAACCCAAAGCTCAAATTAGAGGAATTAAGCTGGCCCAATGTAAAGAGAACATTGCTTTGTGAAAAAGGGAGCGATTGGACAAGACAGAGGATTCTCTTACCTAATTGTATTTACTAAATGTGGTTGATTGTTACCAAAATCAGAGGGGaggacacacaaaaaaagataCAACTACAGACACCAGTAGAAAGAAACTCACTCTTGTGATCTGGACTCCCAAATTAGAAGGGTTTGCTTTCAATACATCAGCTGAAAATGTCacatcacaaagaaaaaaagaaagtaaaaatataacaagagtggaaaagaggggaaaaaaaaaaacaaaaaaccccaagcaagcATTACTAGTGAGCTGTGGGGGAGTGTGCCAGCTATTCTACAGAGCAGGAGTGGAGCCAGTGGAGCCACGGGACCGAGACAGGGTCTGGAGCAGGGGGACACACACGGACACGCACGGACACAGCAATGATCCCACCTGGAACAGCAGAACTACTTTCACCAGGACAAGTAAAGGGCTCAAGGGTTTTGTGGTGTATGTTAAATGttaaagagtaatttttttcccaagaggaaggaaaaaaaaaaaaaatagatggaCAGAGCAATGCTATCAGCTTTTTCATGCTGATTTCAAAAGTGTGTCTGAAATGCTCTGGGAAGTTACAGCCACCAACAGCTGACAGAACTATCCAATGGGGGCTGATGCCAAATCTCGAGATCACTCATCCATTTGGAAAAAAGTATGACCCAGCTATTTACACGAGACATGAACTGTGACCTTTTCCTCTCAAGAGGAAGGTGCCACGGTGCACTCAGagccccctgtgcccccaggcACGGTCCTGATCAACCCCCAGGACACAGACTGGGCCCAGAGCTGTTGGGAATGATGCAGCTGCCCCCAGGCTCTCCTGCCTCCATTACATGGCAATTTGCAAGCCGACAGAATTAAACGCCCACTATTAAATGCTGACCTTTGTGTCTCTGCTCCCCAAACCTCCCACTctcaacactgaaaatttagAGGTGTGAAGCAAATGAACTACCTCAAAGCACTGTAACTCTGGAATATTCACCACAGCAACTCCCAGCTGCACAAAACCTGGACCCTTTAGGCTGACAAACCACTGGCCCTGGTGTCAAGAATGCTGAGAATTTGGTACTTCCAAAACTGGGGAAGAGTTGGTCTGGTTTCCAAAGGATCAAGAGATCTCAAGGCTGAGTTTCTTTTTGTCACACAGGAGTCAGGAGGAAAAAGAGTCTTGCTGGGGAAGTACAGGATAGAAAGGCTCACAAATGAACCACGCCAGCTCCTTGGAAATGTAAAATACGGAACAGAACACAGCTCAGCTTCTTAAGACTGACCTAAACCAACACATCTATTATCAGAAATGACTCCAGATGTGCAAGAGACCTGGCTGGACTGCATTATCTTTCCTAAATGCACCCtggcagagggaaaggggggaaaacaGGAGCCCACACTGCTCATCTGAAAGAACAACCTACTGCAGGAATGAAAAATGCCCAGAACTTCACAAAATAACCTCTAACTCTCACCTCACTTATTGTTTCGAATATGTCACTGAATCCAGTGATTGATCCCCTCAAAGACTGGATGACCAATTCACTACAACCCTGCCCAcccaccctgctccccagtCCTGACTGGGAAGGAGCAATCTGAAGCCTGAAGTACAACTGCAGTGGGTGAAGGGAGCACATGGAGCACTGAAATGCTGCTCACACACTTCCAGGTCTCAGCCTGTCCCGGAAATAATTTGATCTAAACAGATACTTAAGCTCAGCTTACACTAAAGAAATTTCCATCTAATCATGAGGAGAGTCTTTGTTATTCTAATCCCCCAAAAACCTCTAAATGACTTTTTTGACCACACCACTTGTGTGGGTGTGAGGGAGGCCGGAGGAGCACGGAACTGCCCCTTCACCAGCACCACGGACAAATTCCAACAAGGATTTAACAAAGCCGCTCAACCATCCTCAGGGAGCTTCTCTCCTCCACAAGGAATCCTGAGAACTCATACTTTTGGGGTGAATCCTCCCTTTTTAAGTCTTCCCATTGTGCTTAGCAAGACAATGATTTTTTCAACTATCAAACCCATATTAAAGCAAACACATGCTTCATGTGCTACTACAGGATTTCAAAATTAAGgggcatttttttctccactggCAGCATGTTTTCTGAGGAAGCAGCAGTTGATCTAATCAGCAACTTCCTTTCAAACTGCAGGATCATGGGGACCATAAAGCCAAGGAATATTCTGCTGGTTTATTACTTCAGCTGTAAGAAGGGCCCCACTGCAGTGACCAGCAGTGACACAAATCACCAGCACTCACATCAAACTTCTCCAGATTTCCACATGCTTTAGGCAGTAGTTCACTACCTCCAGCCTTCCTGGGGTTTATTAATAGCTGCCACCCCCCTCAGCTTCGGAACAAAGAATTGTATTTTAAGTTTCCAGTCTTGTTTCTAACAAAATTCCAAACTCGCCTCCACTTTTCCACAGGAGTGCAAATCGAGCTCCTAAAGAGCAGGTTTGGTATCACATCTGCAGCTACCgctgggctgcagcacaaaGAGGCCACAGTGCTGGATTATCTCCCAATCCCTGCACGGCTCAGGAGAGGCCAAACTGGCAAACACCACTAGTACCTTCCAATTCTCACAAATCAGCTTAAACCAGCTGCACTACAGCACTAATGAAAAGCTCCTGAGAGCCCACCCCAGGCACAGCAAAGTGGGGAAATCCAGGGAGTCAGGAACTGTTGCAACAGGAAAACCACTGGACCATCACAGGATGTCCTAAGTAGGAAGGAACCcccaaggatcatccagtccaacccctggccctgcagaggcACCCCTGCagtcccaccctgtgcatccctggagctctgtccaaaggctcctggagctctggtgCTCTCGGGACCATGGAAAAACTCAGCACCCCCCAGATTCTGCTGATGGTAGCAGGTAAGACttccccagcacccagctgggGCGCAGAGCTTTACAGGCTCAAGACCAGCAGTCAATGGATTTTGTTTAAGGGGACAAAGCCACACAGCATCACTGAACTGAGGCCCACTGAGAGACATTCTTTGCCTAAAAGTGCAGAGCAGAAAGAGCCCCTGTTATCCTCACAAGTCAAAAGCACTGTCACACTCTCAGCAGACCTGAAGATGTGAGACTTTCATGCCAGATCTCATATTGAGATGGGTCAGAGCAGATCCACCTCTGGGGCTCgaggcaggaggcagctcccATGACATCAGAGCACCCTCCTCCCTGGCCATTGTTCTCATATTCCTCTGCCAAtccacattaaaataaaataataataatgtactTTTCATTCTGTGCCAGCAGATTTCTGGCTTTCTGAACTTTTGATGTCTGCTCAATTCTTTGCCACAAAAGCTTCTGGGAGTGAACGACACCATTAAACACAAGCTCAAAGGATGGCAACCTTGATCATTTTATTGAAGTGAGAACACAAGCCTGGCTTACCTTTGGTCATCAATATTCTTTGCACACTTATAAGTGAAGTGAAAAGAACAGAGGGGAAATGGACTgcaaattctgttttatttcatcttaATTTCCTCCCTGGAAGGAATCAGTATTTTTCTTAGCTGGGTTAAGAAAAATatagaatgggttgggttggaagagaccttaaagctcacccagtcccaccccctgccatggcagggacaccttccactgtcccaggctgctccaagccctgtccaacctggccttggacgctgccagggatccaggggcagccacagctgctctgggcaccctgtgccagggccttccCCACCCTCACTGGGGAGGATTTCCTCATCATCTCTAATCCAAACCTACTCCCTTTTCAGGTAAATCCATTTCCCTTTGTTTtatcactccatgcccttgtccaaagtccctctccaatTCTCTTATAGCCCCTTTATTGTTAACTGGTGGGTTTTCTGAGGGCAAAGCATTTCTGGAGCAGAAGAACCTCCCATGTAACACCAAGTACCTCAGAGATTCCCTCCTCACTCTTCCCCATTCAGGCTGTGCTTGGAGGCCCAAGGTTTTGGAAATCCCAAGTTTCCCCAAAACACAAACTTCAGGCTTTGCATTCAGAGTATTCCCCAACCCCAGCAGCGACTGTCTTGGTAATTTTATTGTGCTTGAACAAATCCTTCCCCCTTGGCATGAGAAGCAAAGATGCAGTTAATTAGGGCACAAAGAGAACTGCACATCTATACTTTCAGTTCTGAGTTCCACCCTCTTTCTCAAAGAACTTCTTTATGGAATACACTCCCTTTGTCCTTTTACAAAGTGAATCTAGGCAGAATTAATCACCTACACCTCCAAAACACCACACACTTAGGGAAAAAACCAGCAACATAAAAGCCTGCATTTCAATGCTGGTTTGTGTTCTCCCAGGGAACCTGGCACAGGTTCACTCAGGAAACACGTTTGTTCTTCACAGGGAATGCAGAAGGGGAATGTTTTGATTCTGTTGGGTCAGTGACTCAGTCAACAGCTCGAGCCCTCAGCAGGCACACGAGCAGAACGAGGTGACAGTGGGAGATTCTCCAAGTTCTTGGACTgttaaaaaccccacacagtAAAAGCTGACAGTAAATGCTACATAACTGACACACAAGGTCCACACAAGGTAAATCCAAGCATAACTTttgcaggctgctccaggcactgggccctgcacacacaggtTTATTTGATAGGAACACACAGGCCAGGCTCGCACTCATCTTCATACAAATCTAACACCAGGTCATCACCTCAATgtcaaaaccccaaaccaaataaGGAGCCCTCACAAGTGTAATGCCTTAAGAACACATTCCCACTGAGTCCAGAGTGTTCTTGGACTGTGGGAGCTCCCAAGGATCAGGACATTGTGGATGTGcaagaaagcagaacaaaacctGCAGAATCAGACTGGTTTGGCTTAGAAAAGATCCTAAAGATTACcttgctccagccctgccatgggcagggacaccctgcactatcccaggttgccccaagtcctgtccaacctagccctgaacacttccagggatataCACGGGGTCCATCTTCACCACCCACGTTCCTTCTTAGCTGCAGAACTTTTCTTTCTACGCTTGCCACTTTCTGTCTTTTGATTATGGTTAATTATCACTCTGTTGACTGTCAGGGCTGGGCGCCATCAGGAGTGGGGGCCCTTCATAACCTACCAGGCCTTCGAGATCAAAATCTACAGCTAAAAACCCCACCATTAAAGACATCAGCAGCT
This sequence is a window from Hirundo rustica isolate bHirRus1 chromosome 27, bHirRus1.pri.v3, whole genome shotgun sequence. Protein-coding genes within it:
- the GPATCH8 gene encoding G patch domain-containing protein 8 isoform X3, producing MGMGRMEMELDYAEDATERRRVLEVEKEDTEELRQKYKDYVDKEKAIAKALEDLRANFYCELCDKQYQKHQEFDNHINSYDHAHKQEGTRDYCPTGMIADVLKANPSNLGVQITRRLKDLKQREFARNVSSRSRKDERKQEKALRRLHELAEQRRQPECAPGSGPMFRTTTVAVDEEGGDDDDSAANSGSFVQTSSGQATEMTTDRGFLNTGQGTVMPGQTPAQGAQAISFGIKSSLGTPLQKIGVSFSFAKKTPVKLETIASVFKDHVDESNSADGAKGDERGSSEAGSLQKSGEGEGANNSDGKMEDDDQHDKDSGALASTLSKLKKMRREDGPTAVEPEYYHYIPPAHCKVKPNFQFLLFMKATEQTEAENVNKKNAHEVKKGSSPKPKPSKHTEKAAESTGQQKVQSTTESAAQQGKTERKDIPENENTQESKHDPESNPPEPDTAPPPASGCRDGSEGPKHPTGPFFPVLSKDESTTLQWPSELLIFTKAEPSVSYSCNPLYFDFKLSRNKDAKGKGAEKSKDPGGLCKDSAQSTEPGEMSKAKEAESVGNSSAQKMENKSQSKQESGLGSVGKGDGEDSSKSITGKSKSGRSHKHKKKKKHKKSSRHKRKHKEEAEEKARKAELGEEKPKKRKRHRHKKGKSSLSTESDRALKPELSEDCSHFQKKKRCSQESQRKSLSAEEGSSGKKEDGGNSCQEHGSKRHKAELQQVPGARRRCPALSQAQSSRRSRQSSADYDSDEGSPGKRGHQKSPSQYSDDYDSGSEHSRSRSRSGRRHSSHRSYSTSSDASSEHSRYSHHRSYSDDSYSDYSDRSRCHSKRSQDSEDDSDYNSSNHRSKRRKYSSSEDDYSSSRSRSRSRSRSRTHPRGRSRSRSRGRSRSSSCSRSRSKRRSRSVTGRSWKRSRSYSRDRSRSTRSHSQRSLSRKGSRGHESPEERRSGRRDFIRSKIYRSQSPHYFRTGRGEGSLPKKEDGKGEDPKGSGSLSQNSSGSGTGRASEGDCSPEERNSVTAKLLLEKVQSRKVEKKPCVTDEVLSGANKVGIKLKDPPQGYFGPKLPPSLGNKPVLPLIGKLPTIRKPNSKRYEESGLERGEEQELSDAEDGSQGMEEGQLASQSLLEDVVMVIQDKPLDEQKRDEASVEMPSLPLDAPALPECFGSRDLVMPHNFLSDPSDGDGLEPMDGGNQPVPVETAMMPLVPDVEHFPGYVPQSGEPSIEGDREGGEDSSLAPLESQPITFTPEEMEKYSKLQQAAQQHIQQQLLAKQVKAFPASAALAPAAPALQPIHIQQPAAASATSITTVQHAILQHHAAAAAAAIGIHPHPHPQPLAQVHHIPQPHLTPISLSHLTHSIIPGHPATFLASHPIHIIPASAIHPGPFTFHPVPHALYPTLLAPRPAAAAAATALHLHPLLHPIFSGQDLQHPPSHGT